AGCTATAGCCGGAGAGGGCTTCTACAAGCTCGTCCCGACGATTCCGCCGACGATTGAGATAAACGGCATCAGGATGCACAGGACGAAGGAGATAAACCCGCTTCAGGACACGAGGAACAAGGTGAACACGGTTAGGCCAAAGGAAGGCGAGACGGTCTTAGATACCTGCATGGGGCTCGGCTACACCGCCATAGAGGCCTCAAAGCGCGGAGCCTACGTCATAACAATCGAGAAGGATAAGAACGTCATCGAGCTCGCGAAGATAAACCCCTGGAGCAGGGAGCTCTTCACGGGCGGTAAAATCCAGGTGATTCACGGCGACGCCTTTGAAGTCGTGAAGAAGTTCAAGGACGAGAGCTTCGATGTAGTCATCCACGACCCACCGCGCTTTTCCTTAGCCGGCCAGCTCTACTCGGAGGAGTTCTACCGCGAGCTTTTCAGGGTTTTGAAGCCCGGCGGAAGGCTCTTCCACTACGTTGGAAATCCGGGGAAGAGATACCGCAGAAAGGACCTCCAGAAGGGCGTGATGGAACGGTTGAGGAGGGCGGGCTTCGTCGGCGTTAAGCGCGTTGAAGAGGCACTTGGAGTCGTGGCGAGAAAACCGGAAAAGAAGGAGAAGTCATAGCCTTTGGAAAACGCGGTACATTACGGGGTCGGGAATCCTGTACTTCCCATGCCCAACAGACTCAAGGAAACCGTAGTCAATCAGCCGGTTGATGTAGTTCCTTAGGGATTTGTCGTCAACGCCAACTTTTCTTTTAATCTCTTCGAACCTTGCATAGCCAAACCCCTCGCTAAGCTCCGCGACTGCTTTCATTACGAGCTCGTACCTCGGGGACAGCTTGGTGAGTTCTCTAAACTCAGAGGTCACGTATGCCATCGCCTTCTCAAGAACCCTCTCAACGGCCTCATCGTGTGTCAGGCCATCAACCCTTGAAGCCCCGTAGTGAACGAGCCAACCGGGAACCCCGTCGAGGGTTTGAATAGCGGAGAGCAATTCCTCGTCATCAACGGGCTTACTAACCTCCTCAAAGCCCCGTTCAAGGAACTCAAGGCTTTCCGAGGGGTTAAAACGGGGAAGACGAATCCTGACCTCATACCTTCCGAACAACGGTGAAGAGCCGTCGTAGAGCTTCAAAAAG
The Thermococcus sp. 21S9 DNA segment above includes these coding regions:
- a CDS encoding methyltransferase domain-containing protein; translation: MNAYFLTARDARRMLLSRETVRLNLDLRRTNRTWEITREGDEFIFPDGTRVSKDVIERIARDEGSVYFVKDGGVYKAAIAGEGFYKLVPTIPPTIEINGIRMHRTKEINPLQDTRNKVNTVRPKEGETVLDTCMGLGYTAIEASKRGAYVITIEKDKNVIELAKINPWSRELFTGGKIQVIHGDAFEVVKKFKDESFDVVIHDPPRFSLAGQLYSEEFYRELFRVLKPGGRLFHYVGNPGKRYRRKDLQKGVMERLRRAGFVGVKRVEEALGVVARKPEKKEKS